A single Cannabis sativa cultivar Pink pepper isolate KNU-18-1 chromosome 7, ASM2916894v1, whole genome shotgun sequence DNA region contains:
- the LOC115696545 gene encoding uncharacterized protein LOC115696545: METLAFGNYLSLEQQVKMIRPFNKKDVKKALFSIHSSKSQGLEGFGSGFFKGLWSEIGDDITNAILDFFHNGTMPKEMNEMVIALISKSEALIDAKDYRLIACCNTIYKCVSKMLSSRMSVILSWLVNNNQGAFVKNWLLTHNFLIFQDVLKGYTRKNIFARCIIKIDLNKAYDNVD; this comes from the coding sequence ATGGAGACTCTTGCTTTTGGCAATTATTTGAGTTTAGAGCAACAGGTAAAAATGATTCGTCCTTTCAACAAAAAAGATGTTAAAAAAGCTTTATTTAGTATTCATAGCTCGAAAAGCCAAGGATTGGAAGGATTTGGCTCAGGTTTCTTCAAAGGTCTTTGGAGTGAGATAGGGGATGATATCACAAATgctattttggatttttttcaTAATGGCACTATGCCAAAGGAGATGAATGAAATGGTGATTGCTCTCATTTCTAAATCTGAAGCTCTAATTGATGCTAAGGACTATAGGTTGATTGCTTGTTGTAATACCATATACAAATGCGTCTCGAAGATGCTTTCTTCCAGAATGTCTGTAATATTATCGTGGCTTGTTAACAATAACCAAGGGGCTTTTGTGAAGAACTGGTTACTCACGCATAACTTTCTCATCTTTCAGGATGTGCTAAAGGGTTATACAAGAAAGAACATTTTCGCTCGTTGTATTATAAAAATTGACCTCAACAAGGCTTACGACAATGTTGACTGA